Proteins found in one Arachis stenosperma cultivar V10309 chromosome 8, arast.V10309.gnm1.PFL2, whole genome shotgun sequence genomic segment:
- the LOC130945613 gene encoding uncharacterized protein LOC130945613, with product MVTTSDQEDEDKQSNLSQQLENNSTEEENRDHQEPEISQQELLKLYAPFPQLLNGAVGKRIYSRFLDLFASLHVNIPFIKAIQQMPAFIKYMKELLPRKSSLKGGQTIVLNKECNALIQPELPAKRRDPGSFHITCAIGETMFDKALCDLGASINLLPLSLAKRLQINEIMLTDVVIRLADKTQKKVIGVVENVLLKVGKYFLSTDFVILDMEESHIHPIILGRPFLATARALRDVEKGELILRIHDERLSFNVFKLSQEVDQKYKEPSKDHDEMLKEEASTEAHPTYLETPLVNKQGKQPLPQLKEKLEEPKPLEACEDNIITPLEKEVTKSNETSKETKKKVPRKWRNKKIPTEDFSPGDRVISAYFPDIPPNLPTVPSQLPKVFTINRVLSLEHVEIIDTTNGYKSTARGEDFKHYQPP from the coding sequence ATGGTCACTACAAGTGATCAAGAGGATGAAGACAAGCAAAGCAACCTCTcccaacagcttgaaaacaactCAACAGAGGAGGAGAATagagatcaccaagaaccagaAATCTCACAACAAGAGTTGCTGAAGCTCTATGCACCATTTCCCCAACTGCTCAATGGTGCTGTggggaagagaatatactcaagGTTCCTAGACTTGTTTGCATCTCTGCATGTGAACATACCATTCATCAAGGCCATACAACAAATGCCTGCATTCATCAAGTACATGAAGGAACTTCTTCCCAGGAAAAGCTCACTCAAAGGAGGCCAAACTATAGTGTTAAACAAGGAATGTAATGCCCTTATTCAACCTGAATTGCCTGCAAAAAGAAgagacccagggagttttcatATCACTTGTGCCATAGGGGAAACAATGTTTGATAAAGCACTCTGTGATTTAggggcaagcatcaacttacTGCCCCTATCCCTGGCGAAGAGGCTGCAGATCAATGAGATAATGCTCACAGATGTGGTCATCAGACTGGCTGACAAGACTCAAAAGAAAGTAATAGGAGTGGTGGAAAATGTGCTACTAAAGGTTGGGAAATACTTTCTTTCAACAGACTTTGTCATCCTGGACATGGAAGAGAGTCACATTCACCCAATCATAttgggaagacccttcctagctacGGCCAGAGCACTCAGagatgtggaaaaaggggaGCTAATATTGAGGATCCATGATGAACGGCTCAGCTTTAATGTCTTCAAACTCTCACAAGAAGTAGACCAAAAATACAAGGAACCAAGTAAAGACCATGATGAGATGCtaaaggaggaagcaagcacGGAAGCACACCCAACCTATCTGGAGACCCCTTTGGTTAATAAACAAGGGAAACAGCCACTGCCACAGCTCAAGGAAAAGTTGGAGGAACCTAAACCTCTAGAGGCATGTGAAGACAACATCATAACTCCTTTAGAAAAAGAGGTAACCAAGAGCAATGAGACAtcaaaagaaacaaagaagaagGTACCAAGGAAGTGGAGGAACAAAAAGATCCCTACGGAAGACTTCTCTCCAGGAGATAGAGTGATCTCAGCTTACTTTCCAGATATCCCCCCTAATCTCCCTACTGTACCATCTCAGTTACCTAAAGTCTTCACGATCAACAGAGTACTCTCCCTGGAACATGTAGAGATCATTGATACAACCAATGGATACAAGTCCACAGCAAGAGGGGAGGACTTCAAGCATTACCAACCACCCTGA